One region of Chitinophagales bacterium genomic DNA includes:
- the miaB gene encoding tRNA (N6-isopentenyl adenosine(37)-C2)-methylthiotransferase MiaB, translated as MSEQIYHTDLLENDVIISSKGNETDIPASNSKKYYIESYGCQMNVSDSEIVAAVLNQSGYQGTADEKEADLIFLNTCSIRDKAEQTVRNRLTQLNFLKKNKKGLVVGVLGCMAERLKSKLIDEEKLVDLVAGPDTYRDLPRMISDVDGGQKAVNVLLSREETYADIAPVRYSSNGVTGFISIMRGCDNMCAFCVVPFTRGRERSRSALTIVKEAEEMVRQGYKEVTLLGQNVDSYRWSEDEKLRGKNLVDAKFEEGVINFSKLLELVAKVSPALRVRFSTSHPKDMSDDVLEVMSRYENICNYIHLPVQSGSSSVLDRMNRTYTREWYLDRIAAIRKYMPNCAISSDIIAGFCGETEEEHQETLSLMDEVIYDLNYMFFYSERPGTLAAKKYEDDIPEDVKKRRLEEIIAKQNQHALLRHQQQIGTKQIVLLEYTARRSDQQLVGRTDGNKKVVIAKDNWKIGDYVEVEITDCTQVTLFGNAIRKIDL; from the coding sequence ATGAGCGAACAGATATACCATACCGATTTACTAGAGAATGATGTAATCATTTCTTCCAAAGGAAATGAGACTGACATTCCTGCATCGAATTCTAAGAAATATTATATAGAGAGCTATGGTTGTCAAATGAATGTCAGCGACAGTGAAATCGTAGCTGCCGTGCTCAATCAATCGGGCTATCAAGGAACAGCCGACGAGAAGGAAGCCGATTTGATATTTCTCAATACCTGCTCCATTCGCGACAAGGCAGAACAAACGGTTAGAAATCGATTGACCCAACTTAATTTTTTGAAGAAAAATAAGAAAGGTCTGGTGGTAGGTGTGCTAGGTTGTATGGCAGAGCGTTTGAAATCAAAATTGATAGACGAAGAAAAATTGGTGGACCTCGTAGCAGGACCAGATACTTACCGAGATTTACCTCGAATGATTAGCGATGTGGATGGTGGACAAAAAGCAGTCAATGTATTGCTGAGTAGAGAAGAAACCTATGCGGACATAGCTCCCGTGCGTTATAGCTCCAATGGTGTGACAGGGTTTATTTCCATTATGCGAGGTTGTGACAACATGTGTGCTTTCTGCGTAGTACCTTTTACTAGAGGGCGCGAACGAAGTCGTTCAGCCTTGACTATAGTGAAAGAAGCAGAAGAGATGGTTCGTCAAGGCTATAAAGAAGTGACGCTGCTAGGACAAAATGTAGATAGCTATCGCTGGAGCGAAGATGAAAAACTACGTGGGAAAAATCTCGTAGATGCCAAGTTTGAAGAAGGCGTAATTAACTTTTCTAAATTATTAGAGTTGGTAGCCAAGGTCTCTCCTGCTCTGCGTGTGCGTTTCTCTACATCACATCCCAAAGATATGAGCGATGATGTGCTCGAAGTCATGAGTCGCTATGAGAATATATGCAATTATATTCACCTTCCTGTGCAGAGCGGCAGCAGTTCGGTGCTCGACCGCATGAATAGAACTTATACTAGGGAGTGGTATCTGGATAGAATAGCGGCTATTCGTAAATATATGCCGAATTGTGCTATTTCTTCGGATATCATAGCTGGCTTTTGTGGCGAAACGGAAGAGGAACATCAAGAGACGCTTTCCTTAATGGACGAGGTGATATATGACCTAAACTATATGTTTTTCTATAGTGAAAGACCGGGAACGCTCGCAGCGAAAAAATATGAGGATGATATCCCAGAGGATGTGAAAAAGAGAAGATTGGAAGAAATTATAGCTAAGCAAAACCAGCATGCCTTGCTTCGTCATCAGCAGCAAATAGGGACGAAACAAATTGTATTGCTGGAGTATACCGCCAGACGCTCTGATCAGCAACTTGTAGGCAGAACGGATGGAAATAAGAAAGTAGTCATAGCAAAAGATAACTGGAAGATAGGTGACTATGTGGAAGTGGAAATTACGGACTGTACGCAGGTAACTCTTTTTGGAAATGCTATAAGAAAAATTGACTTGTAA
- a CDS encoding DUF1801 domain-containing protein yields the protein MSVSEYLNAVPEEQKPFLDKVRNAIKKNLDKKFEECINYGMLGYVIPKTIYPEGYHCDPKLPLPFAGLAAQKSSINLYHMGIYADDKLLNWFQDEYAKRCKYKLDMGKSCIRFKKYEDIPYTLIEELFSKMSANDWIKLYETKLKK from the coding sequence ATGTCTGTCTCGGAATATCTAAATGCAGTACCTGAAGAACAAAAGCCATTTTTAGACAAGGTAAGAAATGCCATTAAGAAAAATCTAGATAAAAAATTTGAAGAGTGCATCAACTATGGTATGCTAGGATATGTCATACCTAAAACTATTTATCCTGAAGGCTATCATTGTGATCCCAAACTGCCTCTCCCCTTTGCTGGTCTAGCTGCTCAGAAAAGTTCTATCAACCTCTATCATATGGGTATTTACGCAGATGATAAACTCCTAAATTGGTTTCAAGACGAATATGCCAAACGATGTAAATATAAATTAGACATGGGTAAATCTTGTATACGATTCAAAAAATATGAAGATATCCCCTATACATTGATTGAAGAATTATTTTCTAAAATGTCGGCGAATGATTGGATAAAACTCTATGAGACCAAGCTAAAAAAATAG
- a CDS encoding LptE family protein, protein MRNTLTYLLLFCLSFCSSCGVYSFSGASIPKEVKTISIDYIQNKAPNAWSTIDNIFNQELRNKMARDGGLKVLDANGDYQIKGFISDYRITPQAPTTGSFSTRYRLDISVRIEFKDVVTDKKVQWTESFTNFEVYENDITGQEDKFIRNISTNLCNSIFNKMFSTW, encoded by the coding sequence ATGAGAAACACTTTAACCTATCTACTTCTTTTCTGTCTTAGCTTCTGCTCATCTTGTGGAGTGTATTCTTTTTCTGGGGCATCTATTCCCAAAGAGGTAAAAACTATTTCGATAGACTATATACAAAATAAAGCTCCAAATGCTTGGTCTACTATTGACAATATTTTTAATCAAGAACTGCGCAATAAAATGGCGCGCGATGGAGGTCTCAAAGTACTCGACGCAAATGGAGATTATCAGATTAAAGGCTTTATCTCTGATTATAGAATTACGCCTCAAGCACCTACTACTGGTAGTTTCTCTACTCGATATCGCTTAGACATTTCAGTGAGAATAGAATTTAAAGATGTCGTCACAGATAAAAAAGTACAATGGACAGAATCATTTACTAATTTTGAGGTTTATGAAAATGATATTACAGGTCAAGAGGATAAATTTATTCGCAACATATCTACTAACCTTTGTAATTCCATTTTCAATAAAATGTTTTCTACATGGTAG
- a CDS encoding Uma2 family endonuclease: MITSLSQLDFNKTYSYADYLLWQFQERVELIRGKIMTMSPAPSNLHQQVLSELHGLLYNYFKKHSCQVRFAPFDVRLLDAKKSKKDSDIYTVVQPDLCVICDLSKIEERGCLGAPDLVVEILSPGNSDKEMKHKYDLYQENGVREYWVIHPTEKQLFIFVLENGIFVGKHPVISTDVVNSYIFSDLSFLLGDLFPENPAV, encoded by the coding sequence ATGATTACCAGTTTATCACAGCTAGATTTCAATAAAACTTACAGCTATGCCGATTATCTGCTATGGCAGTTCCAGGAGCGAGTGGAACTCATACGGGGCAAAATCATGACAATGTCACCAGCACCAAGCAATCTTCATCAACAAGTTCTTAGTGAGCTTCATGGACTACTTTATAATTATTTTAAAAAACACTCATGTCAAGTTCGCTTTGCACCCTTTGATGTGCGACTACTCGATGCTAAGAAATCTAAAAAAGATTCAGACATCTACACCGTGGTTCAACCAGACCTCTGTGTGATTTGTGATTTATCTAAAATAGAAGAACGAGGCTGTCTTGGTGCACCAGATTTAGTCGTAGAAATTTTGTCGCCAGGCAATTCGGACAAGGAAATGAAACATAAATATGATTTGTATCAAGAAAATGGAGTGCGTGAATACTGGGTAATTCACCCCACCGAAAAACAACTTTTCATTTTTGTATTAGAGAATGGAATTTTCGTAGGTAAGCATCCTGTTATCTCGACGGATGTAGTAAATTCATACATATTCTCTGACTTATCGTTTCTATTGGGCGACTTATTTCCAGAGAATCCAGCTGTATGA
- a CDS encoding S8 family peptidase produces the protein MKILKFLLFIVLASSIQYLAARVDDKIQRQVLVQVKPENSYKVYLEKLFPAASIELTASDFQIWRIEFPAIPPMDYISQLKREGKINLYMRNRRIEPRATTPNDSFFSQQTFHLNNFNPGQSVTYGINSIGAWDYNKSGVTAKGDTIVVAVCEDGFDSLHQDLDYFINYQENPNDTIDNDGNGAKNDYRGWDIANNDYSLKGGGISHSTRVCGAFARGNNSKGISGVAWNCKILPINFNGVVSIDNSIKAYNYCLNMKRLYRQTNKQKGAYIVAINFSFGTTGDPAEDTLWKAAIDSLGKEGILMSIAVDNKDSDVESYQDLPVLLNSPYQINVTNYNYTSLQTDGSAFSKKYVHIAAPNKYHTTMANNSYGNSGFGASFSAPIVASTIALMYSNMCDKFLDSLHTRPEFYTKIIKDIILANVDVTPGLTNKVVSNGKLNVFKTIQKIDQLKDSFCKKDSIYTSITSRTKEYIQVYHSAKFIYIKKTNNLPLSLSLHNMLGQRVMDYRVDQIEEKIDVQHLPSGFYILNYSYDQQYFTEKIVLD, from the coding sequence ATGAAGATCTTAAAATTCTTGCTATTTATTGTCTTGGCCTCAAGTATTCAATATTTGGCTGCCCGTGTTGATGACAAGATTCAACGTCAGGTTTTAGTCCAAGTTAAGCCAGAAAACTCTTACAAAGTATATCTAGAGAAGCTATTTCCAGCAGCGAGCATTGAACTCACAGCATCAGACTTTCAGATTTGGCGAATAGAATTTCCTGCTATACCCCCTATGGACTATATATCCCAACTCAAAAGAGAAGGGAAAATCAATCTATACATGCGAAATAGACGTATAGAGCCGCGAGCAACAACCCCTAATGATAGCTTTTTTTCGCAACAAACCTTTCATCTCAATAATTTCAATCCAGGACAATCAGTTACTTATGGCATAAATTCTATTGGAGCATGGGATTATAATAAATCAGGGGTAACAGCCAAAGGTGATACGATAGTGGTTGCAGTTTGTGAAGATGGATTTGACTCCTTACACCAAGATCTCGACTATTTTATCAATTATCAAGAAAATCCGAATGACACCATAGACAACGATGGCAATGGAGCAAAAAATGACTATAGAGGTTGGGATATTGCCAATAATGATTATTCTTTGAAAGGAGGCGGCATTTCGCATTCAACTAGGGTTTGCGGAGCTTTTGCTCGTGGGAATAATTCAAAAGGAATCTCTGGCGTAGCTTGGAATTGTAAAATTCTCCCAATTAACTTTAATGGCGTAGTATCGATAGACAATTCGATAAAAGCATACAATTATTGTCTAAATATGAAACGCCTTTATAGACAAACAAATAAACAAAAAGGTGCTTATATCGTTGCCATCAATTTTTCTTTTGGCACTACCGGTGATCCTGCAGAAGATACATTGTGGAAGGCTGCCATTGATTCATTAGGCAAGGAGGGAATATTAATGAGCATAGCGGTTGATAATAAAGATAGTGATGTAGAATCCTACCAAGATTTACCTGTATTGTTAAATAGCCCATATCAAATCAATGTTACAAATTATAATTACACTTCATTGCAAACAGACGGAAGTGCATTTAGTAAAAAATACGTACATATAGCTGCACCCAATAAATATCATACGACGATGGCTAACAACTCCTATGGAAACAGCGGCTTTGGAGCCAGTTTCTCAGCACCCATAGTTGCGAGTACTATCGCTCTTATGTACTCTAATATGTGTGATAAATTTTTAGATTCTCTGCATACAAGACCAGAGTTTTACACGAAAATAATTAAAGATATTATTCTTGCCAATGTAGATGTCACTCCGGGATTAACCAATAAAGTAGTGAGTAATGGAAAACTAAATGTTTTCAAAACCATTCAAAAAATTGATCAACTCAAAGATAGTTTTTGTAAGAAAGATTCTATTTATACCTCTATAACCTCACGAACGAAGGAATATATTCAAGTGTACCATTCTGCAAAATTCATTTACATCAAAAAAACAAATAACCTACCTTTGTCCCTTTCCTTGCATAATATGCTAGGACAACGTGTTATGGACTATCGTGTAGATCAAATAGAAGAAAAAATAGATGTTCAACATTTACCTTCGGGCTTTTATATACTTAACTATAGCTATGACCAGCAATATTTTACTGAAAAAATAGTTCTGGATTAA
- a CDS encoding diacylglycerol kinase — protein MRLFQSFRYAWQGISYCFRTQLNFRIHLVGFIFLLISSYFFQFEKWEVIVCLILSALVFFAELMNTAIESVVDLTTQEFSELAKIVKDCAAGAVLVLAIISVCVWCIIVYGKL, from the coding sequence ATGAGACTCTTCCAATCTTTTCGATATGCGTGGCAGGGAATTTCTTATTGTTTTCGTACACAATTAAACTTTCGCATTCACCTAGTCGGATTTATTTTTCTTTTGATATCCTCTTATTTTTTTCAATTTGAAAAATGGGAGGTCATTGTGTGCTTGATATTGTCTGCTCTGGTTTTTTTTGCAGAACTAATGAATACAGCTATCGAATCTGTTGTCGATTTGACTACGCAAGAATTCTCTGAACTAGCCAAAATCGTTAAAGACTGTGCAGCAGGTGCTGTGCTTGTTTTAGCCATAATATCAGTATGTGTATGGTGTATCATCGTATATGGAAAATTATAG
- a CDS encoding DUF4159 domain-containing protein: MIRLFLTFLLSLFTFHFSSAQNSIALLKYGGGGDWYANPTSLPNLVKFCNQNLKTNLKTDIPTVEVGSVELYQYPMIHLTGHGNIIFSDLEAKNLRNYLEAGGFLHADDNYGLKEYFFKAMTKVFPELKWEKVPFSHPIFHQKYKFPQGLPKIHAHDGKAPEGWGLFHKGRMVSFFSIECDLGDGWENIEVHGNTPELHRKALEMGANIVQFVFTQ, from the coding sequence TTGATACGACTATTCCTTACTTTTCTTCTTTCGCTTTTCACTTTTCACTTTAGTAGTGCTCAAAACTCCATAGCCCTTCTCAAATATGGCGGTGGTGGAGACTGGTATGCCAATCCTACCTCGCTTCCCAATTTGGTAAAATTCTGCAATCAAAATCTCAAAACCAATCTTAAAACGGATATCCCCACAGTAGAAGTAGGTAGCGTAGAACTTTATCAATATCCTATGATTCATTTAACGGGTCATGGCAATATTATTTTCAGTGATCTCGAAGCAAAAAATCTCCGCAACTATCTCGAGGCTGGAGGTTTCCTTCATGCCGACGATAATTATGGTTTGAAAGAATATTTCTTCAAAGCCATGACCAAAGTCTTTCCAGAACTGAAATGGGAGAAAGTACCCTTTAGTCATCCTATTTTTCATCAGAAATATAAATTTCCACAAGGCTTACCTAAAATACATGCCCACGACGGGAAAGCTCCAGAAGGATGGGGCTTGTTTCACAAAGGACGCATGGTCTCATTTTTCAGTATAGAATGTGACTTGGGCGATGGTTGGGAAAATATTGAGGTTCATGGCAATACTCCCGAACTGCACCGCAAAGCCTTAGAAATGGGTGCCAATATTGTTCAATTTGTCTTTACACAATAA
- a CDS encoding sigma-54-dependent Fis family transcriptional regulator has protein sequence MQELQALKNKFDIIGNSPALNYALTTAEKVAPTDLTVLILGESGVGKEVFSKIIHQLSPRKHGPFIAINCGAIPEGTIDSELFGHEKGSFTGATDNRKGYFETVNGGTIFLDEIAEMPLGTQSRLLRLLQNGEYIKVGASQVLKTDVRVIAATNVNLLDAVQKGKFREDLYYRLNTVPIIVPPLRERGNDIALLFRKFSVDFCEKNKIKAPQLSEEAKEMIINYRWPGNIRQLKSVAEQVSILTDAEYLYPEDIARFIPNSSTALNFSSAGTSGDFSQMGNELTLKMLVELKQDMNDLKRMFFELTKNTTASYETTSDGGDTRIVSVDRYLPASRAIGGFTPNVIELPERNSTNSRHQQSELLPDNLNLVDMEKKFIISALKKHRGKRKYAAEELGISERTLYRKIIDYDIEE, from the coding sequence ATGCAGGAACTCCAAGCCCTTAAAAACAAATTTGATATTATAGGCAATTCGCCTGCGCTGAATTATGCCTTGACAACTGCTGAAAAAGTAGCCCCGACTGATTTAACTGTACTGATTTTAGGTGAAAGTGGTGTAGGAAAGGAAGTTTTTTCAAAAATTATTCATCAACTCAGTCCGAGAAAACACGGACCATTTATTGCTATTAACTGTGGAGCTATTCCAGAAGGCACGATAGATTCCGAATTGTTTGGGCATGAAAAAGGTTCGTTTACCGGTGCTACCGATAATAGAAAAGGATATTTTGAAACAGTCAATGGAGGAACCATTTTTCTCGATGAAATAGCAGAAATGCCATTGGGGACACAGTCGCGTCTTCTGCGATTGCTTCAAAACGGTGAATATATCAAAGTAGGAGCATCGCAGGTGCTCAAAACAGATGTACGTGTCATCGCAGCGACCAATGTCAATCTATTAGATGCGGTGCAGAAAGGAAAATTTAGGGAAGATTTATATTATAGACTCAATACTGTGCCTATCATAGTGCCACCTCTTAGAGAACGCGGAAATGACATCGCATTGCTATTTAGAAAATTCTCTGTCGATTTCTGCGAAAAAAATAAAATAAAAGCGCCGCAACTCTCTGAGGAAGCCAAGGAAATGATCATCAACTATCGCTGGCCAGGAAATATAAGACAGCTAAAAAGTGTAGCGGAGCAGGTAAGTATTCTCACTGATGCAGAGTATTTATATCCAGAAGATATCGCTCGATTTATTCCTAATAGCTCCACCGCTCTTAATTTTAGTAGTGCAGGAACTTCAGGAGATTTTTCTCAAATGGGAAATGAACTGACTTTGAAAATGCTAGTAGAGTTAAAACAAGATATGAATGACTTGAAAAGAATGTTTTTCGAGTTGACAAAAAATACTACAGCTAGTTATGAAACTACCTCAGATGGAGGTGATACGCGAATAGTATCCGTAGATAGATATTTGCCTGCATCGAGAGCGATTGGAGGATTTACTCCTAATGTCATAGAATTACCAGAACGAAATTCTACAAATTCGAGACATCAACAAAGTGAGTTGCTCCCCGATAATCTCAACCTAGTAGATATGGAGAAGAAATTTATCATTTCTGCCTTAAAAAAACATAGAGGTAAACGAAAATATGCTGCGGAAGAACTCGGGATTAGTGAACGTACACTTTATAGAAAAATTATTGACTACGATATAGAAGAATGA
- a CDS encoding HD domain-containing protein — protein sequence MTLSQDFYKQLEFLREIDKVKSIYRKSKTYTGEKYENDAEHSWHICMMAMVLAQYSNEPIDVFKVIKMLLIHDIVEIDAGDTFLYANHRDEVFEKEKQAAERIFGILPDNQKKEFIDLWLEFEEKKTAEAKFAGSIDRFQPMYANYLNQGSTWKENGVQYEQVVAKNKVIAEGSEVLWNYAQGVLNQANTENLFVNL from the coding sequence ATGACGCTATCTCAGGATTTTTATAAGCAATTAGAATTTCTCCGAGAAATAGATAAAGTCAAATCTATCTACAGAAAATCAAAAACCTATACGGGAGAGAAATATGAAAATGATGCCGAACACTCATGGCATATTTGTATGATGGCTATGGTACTCGCCCAATATTCCAATGAGCCTATAGATGTATTCAAAGTCATCAAAATGCTACTCATACATGACATAGTAGAAATCGATGCAGGCGACACATTTCTATATGCGAACCATCGCGATGAAGTTTTTGAAAAAGAAAAGCAAGCAGCAGAGCGCATTTTCGGAATATTACCTGATAATCAGAAAAAGGAATTTATAGACTTATGGCTCGAATTTGAAGAGAAGAAAACAGCTGAAGCTAAATTTGCCGGAAGTATAGACCGCTTTCAACCCATGTATGCCAACTATCTCAATCAAGGCAGTACTTGGAAAGAAAACGGAGTTCAATACGAACAGGTAGTAGCTAAAAATAAAGTGATAGCGGAGGGATCGGAGGTATTATGGAACTATGCTCAAGGTGTTTTGAATCAAGCGAATACAGAAAATTTGTTTGTGAATTTATAA
- a CDS encoding glycosyltransferase — MLPIIFIAVAIIFLYCLLIYAYSRGFENCPSYTPSNQNPSHISATILIPCRNPSEQLHILFQQLKHQLSDNHTCEILVIDDFSNNEINIEAQENCKLIQLKNHQPQLSQNKNNKKEAIALGVSLASHEYIICLDSDVSLSENWWLVISNFIHDKKPKFAAGLHRYKKENNWLNDFLVLEQDILTASSIAALQLRIPTMCNGANMLFSKQAFVEVNGYEGLYHVNGGDDLFLYHRIYKKFPQETLYIKNLKATVYSSAPKSITELFNQRSRWISKTTHYENNWVNVQGGIILAASVLSIISIPFLPLVIMIKVLSDVFYARKINRYYGNQCTILNLIVQSFCYPFYVLAVIFYRLREG; from the coding sequence GTGCTGCCAATTATTTTTATAGCAGTTGCAATTATTTTCCTTTATTGCTTGCTAATATATGCGTATAGCAGAGGCTTTGAAAATTGTCCAAGTTATACTCCTTCTAACCAGAATCCTAGTCACATCTCTGCTACAATTTTGATTCCGTGTCGAAATCCTAGCGAGCAATTACATATATTGTTTCAACAATTAAAACATCAACTATCAGATAATCATACCTGCGAGATTCTAGTCATAGACGATTTTTCAAACAATGAAATCAATATAGAGGCGCAAGAAAATTGCAAGCTTATTCAACTCAAAAACCATCAACCTCAATTATCCCAAAACAAAAACAATAAGAAAGAAGCAATAGCTTTAGGGGTCTCTTTAGCCAGCCATGAATACATAATTTGCCTTGACAGCGATGTATCACTCTCTGAAAATTGGTGGCTAGTCATATCAAATTTTATACATGATAAAAAACCAAAATTTGCAGCAGGTCTTCATCGGTATAAAAAAGAAAACAATTGGCTCAATGACTTTTTAGTATTGGAACAAGACATACTGACGGCTTCGTCTATCGCAGCACTGCAACTGCGCATACCGACGATGTGCAATGGAGCCAATATGCTGTTTTCAAAACAAGCCTTCGTCGAAGTCAATGGCTATGAAGGGCTCTATCATGTGAATGGAGGGGATGATTTATTTCTCTACCATCGTATTTATAAAAAATTTCCACAAGAAACGTTGTATATAAAAAATCTGAAAGCAACAGTTTATTCTTCAGCACCAAAATCTATAACTGAGCTATTCAATCAACGCAGTCGATGGATAAGTAAAACAACTCATTATGAGAATAATTGGGTCAATGTGCAAGGGGGAATAATACTTGCCGCCAGTGTTTTATCCATTATTTCTATTCCGTTCTTACCTTTAGTTATTATGATTAAAGTCTTATCGGATGTTTTCTATGCTAGAAAAATAAATAGATATTATGGCAATCAATGCACTATTTTGAATTTAATAGTTCAAAGTTTCTGTTATCCATTTTATGTTTTGGCAGTCATCTTTTATAGGCTCAGGGAAGGTTAA
- the secG gene encoding preprotein translocase subunit SecG, with protein MEYIALSILIIVIAVLLILIVIIQNPKGGMNASMGAIGNQILGASRSTDTVEKITWYLAGGLMVLSVLSIFLLPNPNDVADETTSEGAKIKEVLEKNKSNTPAFPTAPAIPNPQQAVPQGQPGSQATPAQTSPQGNK; from the coding sequence ATGGAATATATAGCTTTAAGCATACTTATAATCGTTATAGCAGTACTTTTGATACTTATAGTTATCATTCAGAACCCGAAAGGTGGTATGAATGCCTCTATGGGAGCTATAGGGAATCAAATCCTAGGTGCCAGCCGAAGTACCGATACAGTAGAGAAAATCACTTGGTATCTAGCTGGAGGCCTTATGGTTCTGAGTGTTTTATCTATATTCCTACTACCAAATCCTAATGACGTGGCTGACGAAACTACCTCTGAAGGTGCTAAAATTAAAGAAGTCTTAGAGAAAAATAAATCTAACACACCTGCCTTTCCTACGGCTCCTGCCATTCCAAATCCACAGCAGGCTGTCCCTCAAGGGCAACCAGGTAGTCAAGCTACTCCTGCGCAGACTTCCCCACAAGGCAATAAATAA
- a CDS encoding MFS transporter, whose protein sequence is MKNRNAILLLFLANTVSGISQGICMIAIPWYFTATLGWQSSFGIFYGILTIVSTIWSIYAGTLIDRYNRKSIQIIYSVLGLILMSLASLAGDFPVLPLWLVSGVAFAFTVLLYNIHYMNIYSIAQEISPPEYYNKVISYLEVQGQATTIVGGAAAAILMEGSQNGIISLFGFHIKSSLIFSPWSLYQIYALDAFTYLLAILILICIKIQPIKNRLIEKESTWIRLKTGWNFLKDKPALIIVGWLSPAVFVCVLLISFFLMPSYISKVLGASSHVFASSELYFALGALLAGFYARHLLKSQHEVTRILVLFFLALVVFAIFIFNRHLGIFYFANILFGFSNASIRFNRVSYFWKLVPNHLMGRVSSVLNISSYLFRAFWGFIFSLSIFTDVNGMIAVMWVLFFFILLSGFVIYIYSDDIKALEN, encoded by the coding sequence ATGAAAAATCGCAACGCTATCTTACTGCTCTTTCTTGCCAATACGGTATCTGGTATTTCGCAAGGTATATGTATGATAGCCATTCCTTGGTATTTTACAGCCACGCTGGGCTGGCAAAGTTCTTTTGGTATATTCTATGGTATTCTGACGATTGTTTCTACAATTTGGAGTATCTATGCTGGGACTTTAATTGATAGATATAATCGTAAAAGTATACAGATAATATACTCTGTATTAGGCCTCATACTTATGAGTCTAGCATCTTTAGCAGGAGATTTTCCAGTTCTTCCCCTTTGGCTGGTTAGTGGAGTAGCATTTGCCTTTACAGTGCTATTATACAATATTCACTATATGAATATTTACAGTATAGCTCAAGAAATTTCACCCCCGGAGTATTACAACAAAGTCATATCCTATTTAGAGGTTCAGGGACAAGCGACCACCATAGTGGGAGGTGCTGCTGCTGCCATATTAATGGAAGGAAGTCAGAATGGCATTATATCCTTGTTTGGTTTTCATATTAAATCTTCCTTAATATTTTCGCCATGGAGTCTCTATCAGATATACGCGCTAGATGCCTTTACCTATTTGCTCGCAATACTCATTTTAATTTGCATTAAAATTCAACCCATAAAAAATAGGCTTATAGAAAAAGAATCAACTTGGATTAGACTTAAAACTGGTTGGAATTTTCTTAAAGATAAACCTGCACTCATTATTGTTGGTTGGCTCAGTCCGGCAGTTTTTGTATGCGTGTTGCTTATTAGCTTTTTTCTCATGCCTTCTTATATCTCAAAAGTACTAGGAGCATCTAGCCATGTATTTGCCTCATCAGAGCTTTATTTCGCACTGGGAGCCCTCTTAGCTGGTTTTTATGCTAGGCACCTACTAAAGAGTCAACATGAGGTTACTCGTATTCTCGTCTTGTTTTTCCTAGCCTTGGTGGTGTTTGCTATTTTTATTTTTAATAGGCATTTGGGGATTTTTTATTTCGCAAATATTCTATTTGGCTTCTCCAATGCCTCTATTCGATTCAACAGGGTATCTTATTTTTGGAAATTAGTACCAAATCACCTCATGGGGCGAGTGTCTTCTGTACTCAATATTTCTTCTTATCTTTTTAGGGCATTCTGGGGATTTATTTTTTCCTTATCCATATTTACGGATGTAAACGGAATGATAGCAGTTATGTGGGTTTTATTCTTTTTCATACTTCTTAGTGGCTTCGTGATTTATATCTATTCAGATGATATAAAGGCACTTGAAAATTAA